ACCGTCGCCACGAGGTCCGCGCGGGCGGCAGAAACGATATCCGGATCGTTCTCGTAGACGTTGTCGGCGATCTCGCGCAGCAGCTGCTCCGACATCTCGGACGAGGCGAGCTTCATCGCGATGCGGTAGGCCAGCGCGTCCTGGAACGTGGGATGGTGCAGCACACCCTGATGCAGAAGGCTGCCCATGAGCGGCTCTTCGAGGATCGCATTTTCCGCCTCTTGGCAGATACGGTCCCAGACGGGATCGACATGAGCGAGGTTCAGGTTCGGTTTTGCCATAGCGCGGCTCCACGTTTATCTTCTGCGGCCTTTTACACCAGATAGCCCCCTCGGCGAAAGTTCAAACCCGTGATGGGCCTGTTCACCGAAAGTTATGGTCACGCCGTTCCAGAACGGCACTCACTACACATTGTACGGCGCTGAGGTAGGCCGGATCACCCGGACGCGGCAGATCGGCCCGCGTACGGGTTTGCACGGCATCGACAAGCGAGCCGTTTCCCCAATGTGGATGACGTTTTCCGGTGTTCTTGCGGTATTTATCAGCGATCCGCGCGGCCTCGATAATGGCCAGCGCGAGGGTCCGCCAATGCTCCTTCGGGGCGGCGAGCAGAACGCTCGCCACCGCCTCCAGATCCGCCAGAATGACGGGCCGCATTACGCGACCTTCAGGTATCGCGCCGCGCCCGCGCCGAAACGGGCGGACATTTGCGCCAGTTCGACGTCATATCCCTGCATGGCCGAGTCGGCCTGCATCAGGTGGGATTCGTAGTGCCAAGCGGGCGCGTTCGTGACCTCTTCGCGGGTCATCCGCCCGTCCACCCAGATGCGGAGGCGGTATTCCTCCTTCTCCTCTGACAGCGGCACATCGGTTCCCGCCCAATCGTCTCCGCCCAGACGCGTGCGCCTGATCCACGTGATCCGGTGCCCACCGCCGGGGTCAGCAGTCTGCCGCAAATGACAGGGCGCATAGGGTCGCAGGCCGCGGCCCTCGCAAGCGACCTCGACATGGCGGTAGGCGGGATCGTCGAGTGCACGGGTTGCGGGGCCAAAGCGGTAATGCCGCGCCACCCCGCGCAGGGTTTCGGGGTAATCGACAGGCTGCACGGCCTTGTCGATCAGCACGAAGAGACTGCCCGCCTCGTGACCGTGTAGCGCTATATCATCGGTGCCGAAGCGCCCTCTGAGCCGCGTTTCAATCGCGTAGGTGTCGGGGGCCACCAGCGTCGCCTTGCGGAACTGAAGCAGCTCCCAACCGCCCGTGGAGCCGTCGCCCACAGCGGCGAGGTTCTTCCCGCTCAGCAGCCCCGCCACCTTGCGCGAGGATAGACCGCCCTTCGCCAGTTTGATCCGCACCGCAGGCCCGCGATCCCACGTGGCGCTGCCCGCTGGCGGCAGGTCATCTAGCAACGTTCCCGCGATGGCGGATTTGTAGTGCGTCTGCGCGAGCGTGTAATCCTCGTCATCCTCCCCATGCCAGAGCGACACCGCCCCCGGCCACGGGACGCCTAATGCTGCGAAATGCGGGGTGTGCGGTGCCTCATCGTCCATGATCGGCAGGTCGAGGAACAGGCCCGTCACAGGCACAGGCGCCACGAAATCGCGCATCGTCACCACGTCGTCGGTCGCGGGCGACGGCGCGTAGATGTTGGGGGAAATCTGGACCGCTTCGACCTCGGCCAGCCCTGCGTGGGTAATGCGGTCGATGCGGTAGCTGATGCCGTTCAGGCTGACCGTATCCCCCGCGCCGAGGTGGCTTTGCGACGGGGGCAGCGCGAAACGAAGCACCTCGCGGGCGACGCGGGCCTCCGACAGCCAGCGGTCGGCGATCTGCCCAGCCTCGCCCGCCGTCAGGACGAGGGGCAGTTCGTTGCGGGACGCGGTGCGTGTGGTGTCGTCGGCGTGGATCGCCTCTGCGCTGCGGTCCTGATAGTCGCCGCCGCTTTCCACGTAGCCCAGACGGATGCGGCCTGCGACCTCGGCCTCGGACGAGCGGGAGCGCTCGACGGCGGTGGCGGCATCGTCGGGCAAGGCGAGGAGGTTTTCGTCGAGGGCTTCTCCGGTCGCCGTGGTGCGGGAGATGAACGTCAGCTTGCCGTCACGGTCCACCACGTCGAAGCCGAACGCCAGTTGCAGTGGTTGCAGCACTGCGCGTGCGGTCAGCGCGTCCGAGGCATAGCCCCGCACGATGCCGTAGAGGCGGCTGGTGTCCACGTCCGTCATGCCAGAGCGGGCGCAGACCTCGGTCACGACGGAGGCCAAGGTGCGCGACGCCGCGCGACCGTTCAGCCAGTGACCGCGCGCGTAGTTGTCACCGTCCGCCCAGACGGCAGCGTTCGCGGGGAAATGCGGGAACGGGCGACTGTCCCACGCCCAGACGTGGGCGCGGGTCATGTCGACCATGGGGCCGTCGTAAAGCGGCGAGACAGGGTTGTTCGCCGCCTGCCCGTAGTGGCCGTGCATGGCGCGCAGGTATTGCGTCTGGATCAGGTCATCGCGCCCGCCGTTCGAGTAATGCGGCAGCGAGCTTTCCGAGGATTTCGGGTCGAGGAATTTGTTCGGCTGGTTGGTCGCCTTGTCGATGGCGGCGCAGCCGAGCTCAGTGAAAACGATCGGTTTGCTCTGCGGCTCCCACGCTGTCGGGGTGTCCGAGCGGACACCGTCCACGCGGTCGTGGTGCGGGTTCAGCCACCAGTTCCGGATGTCCTTGGCGCGCCAGATCCACGGCTCGTTCAAGCCGTCGGTGATCGGGGTGCGTATCTGGGCGTCGCGGGCCTCGGGCGAGTGGTAGAACCAGTCGTACATCTCGCCGCCTTCGATGTTGGCGGCAAGGTAATTTACGTTGTGAATCGCGCCCCACGCGGCGTCGGCGTGGTCGTTCCCGTCGCGCCAATCGGAGAGCGGCATGTAGTTGTCGATGCCGATGAATTCGACGTTCTGATCGGCCCAGAGCGGGTCGAGGTGGAAGAGCTTGTCGGCGGTGCCTGCGGGCTGGTAGCCGTGATATTCCGACCAGTCGGCGGCGTAGCCGATCTGCGTATCGGGGAGGATTTCGCGGACATCGGCAGCGAGTTGGCGCAGATGCTCGACGGCAGGAAATCCTTTGTTATCGCGGATTTGCGTGAGACTCCTCATCTCGGAGCCGATGCAGAATGATGCCACGCCGCCTGCGATGGCACAGAGGTGCGCGTAGTGCAGAATGAAGCGGCGATAAGACCACTCAAGCGGGCCGGTATAGGTGACCCGATCGCCGCTCAGTGCGAAATCGGACACCTGCGCGTTTCCGAAGAAAGCGTCCACTTCGTCACGGGCGGTTCGCGTGCCATCAGGACTTCCAGGCTGGTCCGGCGCGAGGCTGGTGGTGATACGGCCACGCCACGGCAGCGCGGGCTGGGTGTCGCCGCCCCACGGGTCGGGGAGTGTGTTGTCCCCCATCTGCTCCATCAGGATGAAGGGGTAGAACATCGGGGCCATGCCGCGCGCTTTGATCGCGCGGATGGCTTCGATCACGGAGGCATCGCAGGGCGTGCCGCCGTAGACCGCGCGGCCTCCGTCAAAGGGGACCAGTCCAGCGGCGGTGCGGTCCGCGCCGGAGACGGTCCACGGCATCGCCTCGGGGTCTGCCTCGTCATTTTCGGCGCGCGGGCCGATGCGGCACTCCCCGCAGCGTAGGTCATTGCCGAACCACGACACGATTACCGACACGTTTTTCGCGTTCGGCAGCTCGCATTCGAGGGCGTCGAGCGAGGTCTCCAGATCGGACTTGCCCGAGGGGGAGTTGATGTTGAGCGAGCGGTAGGCGCCGAGGCCGGTTTCAGCGGTCACAGGCGTCGTGGCGAGGGCGTATTCGCCGGTACCGGGGATCAGGGCGACGCCGTTTACCATGTCCGCGACCTCGTCCGAGGCGGAGGGGCGGAAAACCTCGAACGACAGCTGGGGGACGCGGTTGCCGAAGCGGCCAAGGGGCATGTCCTCGATCACCACGTAGGCCGTGCCGCGATAGGCGGGAGCCGCGCCCTGCCCCTCGACCGCTTCGATGCGGGGATCGGGGCGCTGGGTTTCGGTGCCTTTGTAGGTGCGGATGGTGAGGTCGTCGCTGGCGATCTCGGCCCCGTCGGCCCAGATGCGGCCGATGCCCGAAATCTCGCCTTCGCAGAGCGCGATGGCGAGGCTGACGGTGTAGCTGTATTCGGTGACGGAGGGCGCGGTCTTGCCGCCGCCGGTGGTTGTCTGGTCCTCGAGAAAACGGGTCGCCCAGATGACTTGGCCCGCGACGCGGGTGCGGCCGTAGATTTGCGGGATGACGGAGCCTTCGTTGGCGGAGGTCAGGCGCAGACGGTCGATGCGGCCCGTCTCGACCGCTTGGGAGCCGCCGAGGAGCCGCTCGTCGATCATCTGACCCAATGCGGCCCCTGCCGCCTGACCGAGCGCGGCGGCCGAAAGGCCGAGCACCGTGCCGCCCACTGCGCCGCCGATTGCGGAGCCTGCCGCTGCAAGAACCAGAGTGGCCATCAGATGTCTCCTTTAGGGAATGCGAAACGGGCCGCGATACGGCGGGCCCAAGGGGGTGTCAGGCGGCTTTCGACAACGCCGTGACCGGAGCAGGAATGGATGAAGGCGGCGTCCTCGCCGGTGGCCGACTGGATCGCGGCGTGGCGGGCGGGCTGGCCGTCTTTCATGCGGAACAGGAGGATGTCGCCTGCGTCTGCCTGCGTTTTCGGGGTCAGGTGGCGGGCGAGCGCGGGCATGAGGTCATCCGCCCCCGTCCAGCCCGCAGCATAGGGCGGAATGTCCTGCGGGAGCGGGCCGATGAGCGCCTGCCAGACGCCGAGTATCAGGCCGAGGCAATCGCAGCCCGCGCCGAGGCAGCTTGCCTGATGGCGGTACGGGGTGCCGATCCAGCGGCGGGCCTCTGCCACGATCATCGCAGCGAGCCGCCGTTGTGATTACCTGCGCGCAGCGGGCTGGAGATCAGCCAGTCGTCACCGGGGATGTCCGGAAAACCGCGGTAATTCTTCAGGTTCGCGAATTTGTAGCGGCAGGTGGACATGCGCTTGTCGCAACCTGCGGTGAGGCGGACCTCGTGCAGGCCGAGAGTGCGGATCGGCTCCCACAGCTCCATCGTACGGCCAAGGCCGGTGAAGCGGTCGGCTTTGATAAGGCCTATGAGGCCCTTGGCGGGGCCATCCTGGACTGTGAGGCTGCCCTTTTCGAACCAGCGTGGGGCGTAGGTGTCGAGGCCGGTGAAGGTGAGCTCGGTGGTGGTGATCTGTGTCGGCGTGGCGGTGACGGTGAACGCCTCGTCGGTGGTGTCCACGCGGCACTGCGCATCGCCCAGAACGGCGCTGCAATCGCGTTGGTAGATGCGGCCTTGGGGAGTGTTCAGCGCCTCGGCGAGGCCGCGCAGTTCGGCTTGGAACTCGGGACCGGCGCGGCGGATCTCTCCGATCAGGCCGCGAAAGACGAGCTTGCGCTGCGCGGTGTCGGCCCAGTTGACGTGCCAGAAGGTGACGCCCGCGCCGTCGTAGCGTCCAGCGGCGATGTCGTCGTCGGTGATGGCGGCGTCCGAGAGGGTGCCGATCGCCTCGGAATTATCGACCGAAAGGCCCGTCGATTGTTCGAGCGCGCGGGCGGTGAGGCCAGCGCCTGCGCGGAAGGTGATGCCGTCGAACGCGAGGTCGCGGTCATGGTCGGTGAAGCCCAGAACGAGGCCGTCCTTGCGGGTGACGGCCCATGCGCGGGCGACGGTGGTGATGCCGGTTTTCAGATGCTCGGACAGGGTCATACGCGGACCTCCACCACGGGAACTGCGGGGACGTCTCCGGCGCGAAAACTGGCGACGGAGGTCTGGATGCGGTCGGTGTCAAAGCGCACGGGCACGTCGAATTCGAAGCCCGCGCGGATGTCCGCGCCGACATCGGGTGCGTGGGTAAACTGGATGAGGCCCGCCGTGTAATCGACTGTATAATCTATGCTTTCCGACTGCGAGATACCGTCGATGGTGACGAGCACGGTGCCCAGCACGGGCTTGGTCACGGGGCGGTCATAGGTGACGTGGCCGGAGGCGTAGCGCTTGACCAGTTGGAAGGTCGTGGTGACTTCGTCGCCCGTGCCGATGTGCTGGTCGAGGCCGCTTGGCTCCATCGACGGAAGGCAGGATTTGTAGTCGCTCCAGTCCTTCCAGCGAAAGCCGAATAGCTGGCCGCGGCGGGCTTCGAAAAACGCGATCAGTGCCTCAACGTCATCGAGCGAGCGCAGGCCCACACCCGCGTCATAACGGCGGCGCGAGTGCGCCCACGGGCTGTTGCGCTCCTCATAGCCGTTGGCGAGGGTCACGACCTCGGTCCGGCGTTCGGGACCGCCGACGGAGCCGAAGGAAAGCGATGCGGGAAAGCGCACGTCGTGGAACATGGCGGGGTCTCCTTAGCGGTTGCGCTGGCCGCGGCCCAAGGCGCGGGACATCTGGGCGACGATCTGGTCGCGGCTGCGGGCAAAGCCCTGCACGTCGGGCGTGGTGATGTTCATGGTCACGTTGACGGACCCGCCGCCCTGCGCACGCACGCCGAGACGACCATCGGCGCCGCGCGTGAGGGGCATGATGGCCTCTGGCCCGGCTTCTCCCATCAGGCCTGTGCCGCCGCGCATGGCGAAGGTGGTGGGGCTGCTGACCACGCCGCCCTTGGCAAAGGGCATAACGCGGCCTTGGGAGAACGGCGCGCCATTGGCAAAGGGCAGAATGCCGGACACCAGCGCGCCGACGCCGTCCGCCATGAGACCGCCGAAGTGGTCGGTGACGGGCTTCATCGCGCTGTTGTAGACGGTTTTGCCAAGCTGCTGGGCAAGGCCCGTGAGCGCGTCGCCGAGCTTTTGCCCGTCGAAGATCACGCCGTCGAAGGCTTTGCGCAGGCCGGTGGAGAGCCCGCGTTCGAGGCCCGCGAGGTCACGGGTTGTGTCGGACAGGGTGCTACGAAGCCCGCGCAGTTCGTCGCCGAACGCGCTGGTCATGGCGGAGGTGTCCGCAAGCTGGTCATCAAGGTCGTCGAAGTCAGGCATCTGGCCCTCCGTTCGGGGTGTCGGGATAGAGGCGCGACAGCTCTGACAGGCGGTCGCGGCCCATGGAGGGCGTGGCGGCTTCGGTGCCGAGCATGAGCATCAACTCGGCAGGCGTGAGCGCCCAGAACTCGGCCGGTTTGAGGCGCAGGAGGCGCAGACCGACCCTGAGGAGACCCGCCCAATCCATCAGGCGGGCGGCGTGAAAGCGCGGGCGAGCATCTGGGCTGCCGCGCGGGCCGCGCCGATGGGGCCGCCCGCGATGTCGGCGGTCAGAAGATCGGACGCCTGCCCCTGCCAGCCGCCGCCCCGCAGGCCGGCCACGACCAGCGCCATCACATCGGCGGAGGTGTAGTGACCGGCCTCGAACCGGGCGACCAGATCGAGGAGCGATCCGGCGCCCAAGGTCGCCTCCAGCTCGGCCAGAGCGCCGAGCGTGAGTTTGCAGGTGTGGGTCTGGCCGTCGATGGTGAGCGCGACCTCTCCGGCGTGGGGGTTCGCCATTAGGACGCCGCCGTGAAGGTCAGCGCGCCAGCGGAGGCGAGCGAGAGCTCGTAGGTGGCTTCGCCGTTGTGGCTGCCCGCGTATTCGATCGAGGTGATCAGGAACGCGCCCTGCACGGTGCCGAAATCGGGGATGATGACCTGAAATTCAGGCGTCACGCCGTCAAAGAAAATCTGGCGGGCGCGCTCGTCGGTGTCGGCGTCCTTGAACACGCCAGAGCCGGAGATGGACGCGGATTTGACGCCAGCACCGCCCAAGAGTTCGCGCCAGCCGCCCTGACTTTCGAGCGAGGTGACATCGACGGTTTCGGCGTTGAAGCTGATGCGCGTGGCACGCAGGCCAGCGGCGGTGACGAACTGGCCGTCGCCGGTCATGTCGATCTTGATCAGAAGGTCTTTGCCATTCTGCGCTACCATAGGAAATCTCCTTGTGTCAGAGGCTTACGGGCCTCAGTTAAGCTGGGTGCGCGCACGGAAGCGCAGGTCGATGCGGCGGGCATCCTCGCCCTGACGGGTGGCCACGGCGCGGGTGAACGCGAGCGAGACGAGGTGTCCGGCGGTGAGCGTCAGCGAGTTTTCGAGCGCGGTGCAGATCGCGGCTGCGGCCTCTTTCGCGGCGGTGAAACCGGCCTGCGTGGTGACGACGGACACGGTGAAATCATGCTGCGCGCCGTGGCCTGTGGCGTCGGATGCGTCCTTAACCGTCTCAGGCCCAAGCTGCGCGTAGAGCGCGGGCGCGGTGCCGAAGGGGAGCGCGTCGTAGATGTGGGAGCCGAGGTGACGGACAACCTCGGGATCGGTGTAGAGCTGCTGGAAAACCGCAGCTTGAAGGGCGGCGGAAAGCGCGTAGGTCATGTGTCCTCCTTCGCGAAACACAGCAGGAAACCGCGCTGCGCATCGGCCACCGCGTTGATGGTGTAAGTGCGCCCGCCGCTGAGGATGCGGTCGTGGAGCGCGGGGCGGACGTCATTGCGGGCCATGATGCGCAGCGAGGTGCCGGAGGCACTGGCGCGAGCATCGACGGCGGCCCAGACGGTCGCGACATCGCTCCAACCCTCGGCATAGCCGCCCGCGTCGTCGGGCGTGCGGGTGCGGGTTTGCAGCGTGAGCGGCGTGTTCAGGACGGGCGCTTTCACGGGCGGGCTCCTGCGGTCATGCGGATCGGCTGGAAGCGCGCGGTGATGGCGGCGACGGCGGGCGGGAACGTGGCGCGCTCGACCGCTTGGCCGTGGCGGAAATCGTAGTAGTGCGCAGCGAGCATCAGCACCGCCTGCGCCAGATCGGCGGGGATCGCGTCGAAGGTCTCACCATAGCCAGCGGTGAGTTCGACGCGGGCGTAACCGCCTGCGGGGATGTGCGGCAGCTCCAGCCCCAGCGCGATCAGGAACGGGCCGCGAAAACCGGGCGCGAGGGCAAAGCCGCTGGCGGTGGTCTGGCTGCCGGAGCGGTCAACGAGGCGGATGGCGGTCACGTCGGAAACAGGCTGCACGGGGAGCGTCTGTTCCGACGGGTTGCGCCACTGGCCGATGACCCATGTGAACGGGCGGGAAATCAGGATGCGGCCCGTGCGGGCTTCGATCGCGGCGATGGCGGCGCGCAGGCAGCTTTGCAGCGGGGCATCGCCGGAGCCGTCCTCGGGGAGATCGGCACCCAGACGCAGGTGGTCTTTGAATTGGGCCACCGGAAGGGCCGCGGCGGGCACCGGTGTCTGTTCTGTCAGCATCATGGAAGGTCTCCGAAGGCGGCGTGGAAAGGAGACCGGACGCAAGTCCCGACACTGCTCGGACGGAGGGAACAGCTGGACAATGCGGGCGCGTCCGGTCAGGCAGGCGGGGAGGATCGCCTGCCTATGGGGTGGCTCAGGCGGCGAACTTCAGCAGCTTGATCGCCTTGAAGTCGCTGACGGCACCGCCGACACGTTTGGTGGCGTAGAACAGGACGTGCGGCTTGGCCGAGAACGGATCGCGCAGCAGGCGCACGTCGGGACGCTCGGCGATGGTGTAGCCCTGCGCGAAGTCACCAAAGGCAATCGCGTTGGCACCTGCGGCGACGTCCGGCATGTCCTCTGCGATGAGGACAGGATAGCCCATGAGGCGCGCGGGCTCGCCCTGGCTGAGGCCGTCCGACCACAGGAAGCGGCCGTCCGCGTCCTTGAGCTTGCGCACGGTGCCTGCGGTTTTGGAGTTCATCACGAAGCTCGCGCCCGCGCGGTATTCGGCGCCGAGGGCATAGACCAGTTCGATGATCGGATCGCCGGTCTCGATGCCGCCCGATACGCCGGTGGAGACATAGCCGATCTTGCCCCACTCCCACGACGCGTTCGGGGTGACGGGATAAGTCAGGAAGCCCTTGGGTTTGTCGGCGCCATTACCCGCGACAAAGGCCGAGGCTTCGGAGCGGGCGAACTTGTCCGCGATGCGCGAGGCCAGCCAGTTTTCGATGTCGAACGCGCTGTCATCCAGAAGGCGCTGCGAGACCTTCGGCATGGCCGAGAGTTCGTTGAGCGGGATGGTGATGCGGTCGATCTGCGGGGCTGCGGTCTCGCCCGTGGCGGTGTCCTCGTTCGCCCAGCCCGCGCCCATGTCGGCGTGGTCGACCAGAAGGTCATAGGAGGTCGCCTCGACCGTCACGATGGAGGCGATGGCACGCAGCGAGGCGGTGGAGTTCAGCGCCGATTTGATGTGGTCCGAGGTCTGCGGGTCCACCAGATAGCCGCCGTCGGCAGCCACGGTCGAGGACATCGCCTTGCCTTCGAGCGGCAGGTCGCGCAGGCCCTCGTCATCGCCCGAACGCAGGTAGGCGGCGAACGCCTTCTGGTGCGGGACTTCGTCATGTGCGCCTGCCGAGAGTACGGGGCGTGCTGCGATCAGCGATTTACGGTCGAGTTTGGTCATCCGGTCTTCCTGCTGTTGAAACCTGGCATCAATGCCGTCGGAAAAGGTTTTGAATTCGCTCATGAAATCGCTCAGCGCAGATTTCATGTCCTCGGCCGGAGACACGTCTTCTCCGGCCCGGGATTTGATCTCGGGGTGTTCCATTCCTGTCCTTTCAAAAGCGGGCTCAGCCCTTGGCGAAAATCCGTGCGGCGCTGCGGAACGCATCGGCCACATCGCGAAGCGCGGCGTGTTCGGGGGTGTCACCCTTGGCGGCAACACGCGCCTCGGGCAGCATCGGGAACGTCACGAGGGACACCTCCCAGAGGTCGAGTTCGGTCAGCAGACGGCGGCCCTGCGCGTCCTTGGATGCCTTGAGCGTGCGGTACCCGATGGAGAGCCCGTCGATAGCGCCCGCCTCGATCAGCGCGGCAGCCTCGCGGCCCTTGGCGACGTCGGTCAGCAGACGGCCTTTGACGCGCAGTCCGCGGTCGTCTTCGGTGACTTCGTCCCAGATGCCGATGGGCTGCGCGGGGTCGTGCTGCCAGAGCATCTTGACCGCGCCGCCCTTGGCCGCGAGCCGTTTGAGCGAGGCCGCATAGGCCCCTCGTTCGACGATATCGCCGCCCTGATCGACAGCCCCGAATAGCGAGGCGTAGCCCGCGATGACATGCCCGTCGGTCAGGGCAACGTCCCCGCCGAGGGCCGTGAATTTGTGTTCAAGCATGGTCTCTCCTTATCCGGCGATCTGGCTAACAAGCGTCGCCAGCGTCAGCGCCAGCACGGCGCACATCACCAGCCAGACCTGACGGGCCAGCCGCGTGATGACGGTTTCGATACGGCCCAAGCGCAAATCGAGCTGGGCGAACCAGAAATCGGTGGCGGGCGGCTCCTCGCGGGGTTTGAGGTCGACGACATCACCCATGCGTCACCTCCAGCGCAGGCAGGCCCAGCAGCGCGCGTTTTTCCGCATCGGTAAGGAAACTCGCGTCGCTCACCCGCCGCCACGCCGCTTCGCGCTCGGCGGCCAGCG
Above is a window of Marivivens aquimaris DNA encoding:
- a CDS encoding DUF7742 family protein, with the translated sequence MRPVILADLEAVASVLLAAPKEHWRTLALAIIEAARIADKYRKNTGKRHPHWGNGSLVDAVQTRTRADLPRPGDPAYLSAVQCVVSAVLERRDHNFR
- a CDS encoding baseplate multidomain protein megatron, with product MATLVLAAAGSAIGGAVGGTVLGLSAAALGQAAGAALGQMIDERLLGGSQAVETGRIDRLRLTSANEGSVIPQIYGRTRVAGQVIWATRFLEDQTTTGGGKTAPSVTEYSYTVSLAIALCEGEISGIGRIWADGAEIASDDLTIRTYKGTETQRPDPRIEAVEGQGAAPAYRGTAYVVIEDMPLGRFGNRVPQLSFEVFRPSASDEVADMVNGVALIPGTGEYALATTPVTAETGLGAYRSLNINSPSGKSDLETSLDALECELPNAKNVSVIVSWFGNDLRCGECRIGPRAENDEADPEAMPWTVSGADRTAAGLVPFDGGRAVYGGTPCDASVIEAIRAIKARGMAPMFYPFILMEQMGDNTLPDPWGGDTQPALPWRGRITTSLAPDQPGSPDGTRTARDEVDAFFGNAQVSDFALSGDRVTYTGPLEWSYRRFILHYAHLCAIAGGVASFCIGSEMRSLTQIRDNKGFPAVEHLRQLAADVREILPDTQIGYAADWSEYHGYQPAGTADKLFHLDPLWADQNVEFIGIDNYMPLSDWRDGNDHADAAWGAIHNVNYLAANIEGGEMYDWFYHSPEARDAQIRTPITDGLNEPWIWRAKDIRNWWLNPHHDRVDGVRSDTPTAWEPQSKPIVFTELGCAAIDKATNQPNKFLDPKSSESSLPHYSNGGRDDLIQTQYLRAMHGHYGQAANNPVSPLYDGPMVDMTRAHVWAWDSRPFPHFPANAAVWADGDNYARGHWLNGRAASRTLASVVTEVCARSGMTDVDTSRLYGIVRGYASDALTARAVLQPLQLAFGFDVVDRDGKLTFISRTTATGEALDENLLALPDDAATAVERSRSSEAEVAGRIRLGYVESGGDYQDRSAEAIHADDTTRTASRNELPLVLTAGEAGQIADRWLSEARVAREVLRFALPPSQSHLGAGDTVSLNGISYRIDRITHAGLAEVEAVQISPNIYAPSPATDDVVTMRDFVAPVPVTGLFLDLPIMDDEAPHTPHFAALGVPWPGAVSLWHGEDDEDYTLAQTHYKSAIAGTLLDDLPPAGSATWDRGPAVRIKLAKGGLSSRKVAGLLSGKNLAAVGDGSTGGWELLQFRKATLVAPDTYAIETRLRGRFGTDDIALHGHEAGSLFVLIDKAVQPVDYPETLRGVARHYRFGPATRALDDPAYRHVEVACEGRGLRPYAPCHLRQTADPGGGHRITWIRRTRLGGDDWAGTDVPLSEEKEEYRLRIWVDGRMTREEVTNAPAWHYESHLMQADSAMQGYDVELAQMSARFGAGAARYLKVA
- a CDS encoding NlpC/P60 family protein: MIVAEARRWIGTPYRHQASCLGAGCDCLGLILGVWQALIGPLPQDIPPYAAGWTGADDLMPALARHLTPKTQADAGDILLFRMKDGQPARHAAIQSATGEDAAFIHSCSGHGVVESRLTPPWARRIAARFAFPKGDI
- a CDS encoding DUF2163 domain-containing protein, which encodes MTLSEHLKTGITTVARAWAVTRKDGLVLGFTDHDRDLAFDGITFRAGAGLTARALEQSTGLSVDNSEAIGTLSDAAITDDDIAAGRYDGAGVTFWHVNWADTAQRKLVFRGLIGEIRRAGPEFQAELRGLAEALNTPQGRIYQRDCSAVLGDAQCRVDTTDEAFTVTATPTQITTTELTFTGLDTYAPRWFEKGSLTVQDGPAKGLIGLIKADRFTGLGRTMELWEPIRTLGLHEVRLTAGCDKRMSTCRYKFANLKNYRGFPDIPGDDWLISSPLRAGNHNGGSLR
- a CDS encoding DUF2460 domain-containing protein, with the translated sequence MFHDVRFPASLSFGSVGGPERRTEVVTLANGYEERNSPWAHSRRRYDAGVGLRSLDDVEALIAFFEARRGQLFGFRWKDWSDYKSCLPSMEPSGLDQHIGTGDEVTTTFQLVKRYASGHVTYDRPVTKPVLGTVLVTIDGISQSESIDYTVDYTAGLIQFTHAPDVGADIRAGFEFDVPVRFDTDRIQTSVASFRAGDVPAVPVVEVRV
- a CDS encoding phage tail tape measure protein; the encoded protein is MPDFDDLDDQLADTSAMTSAFGDELRGLRSTLSDTTRDLAGLERGLSTGLRKAFDGVIFDGQKLGDALTGLAQQLGKTVYNSAMKPVTDHFGGLMADGVGALVSGILPFANGAPFSQGRVMPFAKGGVVSSPTTFAMRGGTGLMGEAGPEAIMPLTRGADGRLGVRAQGGGSVNVTMNITTPDVQGFARSRDQIVAQMSRALGRGQRNR
- a CDS encoding rcc01693 family protein, which produces MDWAGLLRVGLRLLRLKPAEFWALTPAELMLMLGTEAATPSMGRDRLSELSRLYPDTPNGGPDA
- a CDS encoding gene transfer agent family protein — encoded protein: MANPHAGEVALTIDGQTHTCKLTLGALAELEATLGAGSLLDLVARFEAGHYTSADVMALVVAGLRGGGWQGQASDLLTADIAGGPIGAARAAAQMLARAFTPPA
- a CDS encoding phage major tail protein, TP901-1 family is translated as MVAQNGKDLLIKIDMTGDGQFVTAAGLRATRISFNAETVDVTSLESQGGWRELLGGAGVKSASISGSGVFKDADTDERARQIFFDGVTPEFQVIIPDFGTVQGAFLITSIEYAGSHNGEATYELSLASAGALTFTAAS
- a CDS encoding DUF3168 domain-containing protein, whose translation is MTYALSAALQAAVFQQLYTDPEVVRHLGSHIYDALPFGTAPALYAQLGPETVKDASDATGHGAQHDFTVSVVTTQAGFTAAKEAAAAICTALENSLTLTAGHLVSLAFTRAVATRQGEDARRIDLRFRARTQLN
- a CDS encoding head-tail adaptor protein: MKAPVLNTPLTLQTRTRTPDDAGGYAEGWSDVATVWAAVDARASASGTSLRIMARNDVRPALHDRILSGGRTYTINAVADAQRGFLLCFAKEDT
- a CDS encoding head-tail connector protein, encoding MMLTEQTPVPAAALPVAQFKDHLRLGADLPEDGSGDAPLQSCLRAAIAAIEARTGRILISRPFTWVIGQWRNPSEQTLPVQPVSDVTAIRLVDRSGSQTTASGFALAPGFRGPFLIALGLELPHIPAGGYARVELTAGYGETFDAIPADLAQAVLMLAAHYYDFRHGQAVERATFPPAVAAITARFQPIRMTAGARP
- a CDS encoding phage major capsid protein, which translates into the protein MEHPEIKSRAGEDVSPAEDMKSALSDFMSEFKTFSDGIDARFQQQEDRMTKLDRKSLIAARPVLSAGAHDEVPHQKAFAAYLRSGDDEGLRDLPLEGKAMSSTVAADGGYLVDPQTSDHIKSALNSTASLRAIASIVTVEATSYDLLVDHADMGAGWANEDTATGETAAPQIDRITIPLNELSAMPKVSQRLLDDSAFDIENWLASRIADKFARSEASAFVAGNGADKPKGFLTYPVTPNASWEWGKIGYVSTGVSGGIETGDPIIELVYALGAEYRAGASFVMNSKTAGTVRKLKDADGRFLWSDGLSQGEPARLMGYPVLIAEDMPDVAAGANAIAFGDFAQGYTIAERPDVRLLRDPFSAKPHVLFYATKRVGGAVSDFKAIKLLKFAA
- a CDS encoding HK97 family phage prohead protease; translated protein: MLEHKFTALGGDVALTDGHVIAGYASLFGAVDQGGDIVERGAYAASLKRLAAKGGAVKMLWQHDPAQPIGIWDEVTEDDRGLRVKGRLLTDVAKGREAAALIEAGAIDGLSIGYRTLKASKDAQGRRLLTELDLWEVSLVTFPMLPEARVAAKGDTPEHAALRDVADAFRSAARIFAKG